One part of the Amyelois transitella isolate CPQ chromosome 10, ilAmyTran1.1, whole genome shotgun sequence genome encodes these proteins:
- the LOC132902176 gene encoding uncharacterized protein LOC132902176: MAKMNIVFCEKLTDLVKGRGIIKGRLTRLTTFINSITRDQLNSQKCIDLKLRMQGAASLLTEFNNIQTMIEKIVIDSDLDCQLNQRDLFEDSYYSALSRAEYLLNRAEVSDGSSVCHSKIKSIKLPVISMPTFDGSYEHWLEFRDTFMSLVHNSNEISDIQKFHYLKSSLKGSAELVIDSVEFSASNYTIAWELLLNRYNNSSMLIHNHVKALFTIQKLTKESYHMLRRLIDTILKNLRALKMLGEPTEHWDTLVIFIVTSKLDETTEREWEQYKCTIRKHNETKSSLKVDDLLTFLRDRAEMLETLQASHSKINLDSKKQTTHKAQCNVSTKSQQSRTTYKKPCLMCYNDHALYSCPKFLDANIDTKLHFIATNKLCENCLRSGHTLETCKFGPCRKCNRKHNTLIHSDTSNDAQVMTLHSNCNNREPRDVPTAPATPAVPAVDVPMHRSSTAQVNKPHIDNTRYTFNNQSVKIDVTPNTGEAAILIGALSIGQLKRQHVARAPHVFGGTS, translated from the exons ATGGCAAAAATGAACATCGTATTCTGTGAGAAGTTGACTGATTTAGTTAAAGGCAGAGGCATAATCAAAGGTCGCCTCACAAGACTAACAACCTTTATTAATAGCATAACTCGAGATCAATTAAATAGTCAAAAATGCATTGATTTAAAACTGCGTATGCAAGGCGCAGCCAGCTTACTTactgaatttaataatattcaaacaatGATTGAGAAGATAGTGATAGACTCTGATTTAGATTGCCAATTAAATCAACGAGATTTATTTGAGGATAGCTATTATAGTGCCTTGTCACGAGCTGAATACTTACTTAACCGAGCCGAAGTCTCTGATGGCTCCAGTGTGTgtcatagtaaaataaaatcaattaaattaccTGTCATATCTATGCCTACATTCGATGGTTCATATGAGCATTGGCTCGAGTTTCGAGATACATTTATGTCTTTAGTTCATAATTCTAATGAAATTAGCgatattcaaaaatttcattaccTAAAATCCTCATTAAAGGGCAGTGCGGAGTTGGTTATAGATTCTGTGGAGTTCTCAGCCAGCAATTATACTATAGCATGGGAATTACTTCTCAATAGATACAATAATAGCAGTATGTTAATACACAACCATGTTAAGGCCTTATTTACCATTCAGAAATTAACTAAGGAGTCGTACCACATGCTCAGGCGCCTAATTGATACAATACTTAAGAATTTAAGAGCTTTAAAAATGCTTGGTGAACCCACTGAGCACTGGGATACACTGGTCATATTCATAGTCACTTCTAAATTAGATGAAACTACTGAACGCGAGTGGGAGCAATATAAGTGTACTATTCGTAAACACAATGAAACTAAATCATCACTAAAGGTGGATGATCTACTCACCTTTCTCAGGGACCGTGCTGAGATGTTGGAAACATTGCAAGCCTCTCATAGTAAGATTAATCTTGATTCcaaaaaacaaactacacaTAAGGCTCAATGCAATGTCTCCACCAAGTCACAACAAAGTCGCACTACCTATAAGAAGCCATGTTTAATGTGTTACAATGATCATGCACTGTATTCCTGTCCAAAGTTTTTGGATGCTAATATAGACACTAAACTACACTTTATAGCTACCAACAAGTTGTGTGAGAACTGTTTACGCTCTGGACATACGTTAGAAACATGTAAGTTTGGTCCGTGTCGAAAATGTAATAGAAAACATAATACGCTAATTCATAGTGACACGTCTAATGACGCTCAAGTAATGACGCTTCATTCAAATTGCAATAATCGTGAGCCGAGAGATGTACCGACCGCGCCCGCGACCCCCGCGGTCCCCGCGGTCGACGTCCCCATGCATCGGTCTAGCACGGCACAGGTAAACAAGCCGCACATAGATAACACTCGCTATACGTTCAATAATCAATCagttaaaa TTGACGTAACACCGAACACTGGGGAGGCGGCCATCTTGATCGGGGCATTGTCGATTGGACAGTTGAAGAGGCAACACGTTGCGCGCGCGCCCCACGTGTTCGGTGGAACGTCTTGA